TCCCCTTTCAGCGTCTGGTGCGAGAAATTGCTCAGGACTTCAAAACAGATCCGCGCTTCCAGAGTGCAGCTATTGGTGCTTTGCAGGAGGCAAGTGAGGCCTATCTGGTTGGTCTTTTTgaagataccaacctgtgtgctaTCCATGCCAAACGTGTAACAATTATGCCAAAAGATATCCAGCTAGCTCGCCACATATGCGGAGAGCGTGCTTAAGAGTCCACTATGAGGGGAAACatttcattctcaaaaaaaatttttttttcctcttcttcctgttatcagtagttctgctatttttatgttagaTATTTTTTCCATGGGGTCAAAGGTACCTAAGTATATGATTGTGAGTGGAAACATAGGGGACAGAATCAGGCATTGGCAGTTTCTCCacgtttatttgtgtgtgaatttttaatataaatgcaagATGTAAAGCATTAATGCAAGCAAAATGTTTCAGTGAACACATTTCAACAGTTCAActttataacaattataaataaacctgttaaaattttctagacaatgccagcatttggatttttaaaaaataagtaaatttcttATTGACGGCAACTAAATGGTGTTTGTAGCATTTTTATCATACAGTAGATTCCATCCATCACTATACTTTTCTAACTGAGTTGTCCTACATGCAAGTACATGTTTTTAATgttgtctgtcttctgtgctgttcCTGTAAGTTtgctattaaaatacattaaacgataaaaaaaaaaaaagaaatcacttacTGTATAAATTGTTAATGCCATCTTGACGGATCATTCCCTTAACTGgtataaagtatttttctttattatgtgcTATCAGAACATAGTCCATGAATGAGGCTGTGTGAGCAGATTTCTGCGAGCTTGTGAGAACACTAAGTAAACAAGAAGAGTCTTGTGACCCCTGTTCCTCTATAACATAGACTCGTTTCTGGAATGTGCTTCCCTGCTCCTCCCAAGTGTACTGAATAAGAGTGGGTTTTGCTGCAGATCACCCATTATAATTCAGAAAGATGTTTCCTTGCGACTGCATGCAGCTTAAACTCACGTGAGCTTGCCATGGTGGCAATACAGCTTGAACTCAGGTGAACTTTGCTCATGGGACTTTCAGAACCCCCAGAACCCTGCATAAAGATGGTCACTGCATGCGAGTTTAGTCTGCCTCAGTTTTAGGCTCCACTCTCCCAGATTCACACCACCAAATAGTAACAAGAGGTGCCCAAACAGGGACTTGAAGTTGACTAGAAGATAACCAAGTGGGGACCCTCTGAGAAGGAGGCGAGTGAGCATGATGACTGGAGAAAGATTTGCCTGTGTCCAGCTTGAGAATTGACTCTTAAAGAAAGGAGGAGCTCAAGTCTCAAAATGACAGCACTAGATTGCTCGCAAGTTGTTTGTGATGATAAACTCTGGTTTCCAGAAGAAGGAACTTTAGATAAAGAAGtatgggataaaatctgaaagaatatttaaaaggcaTATAAAAAGGGGAGAGAAATCCCTGCTCTATTTTAGGTCTCTTGGAAATACTTACGAAAGATAAAGAGATTTCCCCAGTGCAGGCATAAGGATTTAAGAGGGCCTATGAAAATGCTGTTTCTAGttaaataaaaagtatacaaggtTCCTTTGAGCCTTACATTGATCTCATGGGGCAGACACAAAGatgctattgaaaaacaagtacAAGGAGAACAAATCTAAGAATTATTGTTAAAAACAATTAGATTTTGATAATGCCAAAGGAGATAATGCCAAGTATTAATcaagactcagagagagagagagagagagagagagagagagagagagagagagaaaaaatgttaTAGACTTTCTAAGGTTATGTatagggctggagacatggctcagaggttaagagcactgactgctcttccggaagtcatgagttcaaaaaccagcaaccacatggtggctcacaaccatctgtagtgagatctgatgacctcttacgggtgtctgaagacagctacagtgtagttacatagaataaataaataaaaacttaaaaaaaataaagttatgtaTAAATGTAGGGACTTACAAACATAGAACAAAATTAGCCTGTGCTGTTTAAAGACAGATGTCAGCAAAGTGTTTCAATTTTGGCCAATCTGGCCATGTTAAAAAAACATACTGCTGGACACATCTTGGCAAGGCAAGCAAAATGAACTCCACAGGCAGCTCGTCTTTCTTGGTTGCCAAGACAGGAACCTGCAGGGTTTGGGTGAATATTTAACTGACTGCTGTTTATGTATATTCAGAAAGCAGACAATTCTTTGGGTAGAGTAAGAATTAGAGTCTTCCGGCCATAATGGGCAGCTTTGTGAACCCCAGTTTGCACTCCTTACTCAAAATGGATACAATTAAGGAAGACTGAGGCTTAACTGACTTCAGATATAAACTAGTACACAAAGGATAGAGACTCACTGAGAATGGAAAGCGACCTTACTCAGAGAAGAGGAATGCTGCAGACAGGTCATGAATGTAGAAAGGGTATCATGGAAATAAACATTTAGAGTAAAACCCATGAGGATGGAGTCTAGTAAACATAAACTTGGAATGGGTGGGATATGAGCAGCTTCAAGACAAAtaaaggagagaagtgaaagaaagagaaaggaaaagaaggcgTACTGTGCTCCTGCAACTGAATTTCcatgccttaaaaataaaaggtaaataaaaaattattaaaatcctATTAAAACATGTCAGTGATACTGAATTGCTGGCACCTTTGTCTCTAGATAATACAGAGAAAAACCTGCCTAGGAGGAAAACCAAGACCAGCTATGACTTTTGCTGATAAATAGCTGCTCCAAAGGTCGGTGCAGCGAGTTGTCTGTTGCTAAGACTATAGGAGATTAAACAAGAAATGTAAATTGTCCTTACAACAAGTGAATGCACAGAATTAGAGGGTTTCCATCCCTAAAACAGTAACTTTTGTGCCAGCTTCAGATTGTAACCAGGCTATTCTTTCATTAGTAGCTGTTACTCAAGGAAGAACTGCATCTATTTGAATCCAGGCTAAAAGGTATTTGTATATTGTGTGGATCCTTTACTGCCTTTAACCTTACTTCTTTCCCACAGTACATTGTCTTCTTCAAGTATAGTACAAGAGGGCAAACCTTCAGAATGACCTATTTACACGGTAACAGCATAGGATCCCAAGTGTTTGCTCTTCTTGCTCAATTAGTGAATCAGGAGAGGACCTGATTCAACAGTTAGTATGGGTTTGATCTCTGCTGTATTAGTTTTCCCTTAACTACTAATTATTTTCTAAGAGCATTGCAGAATCCTATGGATTTTCAAGTTTCATTTGCAGGTTACCATGGAAGGATAGAAAATCATTGCCCAGCTGGAAAACTATAGGATTTTCTCACATGAACTCAATTTATGACCACAAAAATTTCAACCACCTCTCATTCAACAGGCAGATATTTACTTTATTAATGGCTCATCTAATGGTAGAGGGAGGGATTCATGATCCAGATAGTTATTAatctattctttttcttcagtcCAACTAATAGAAGTGGCCACTTTGGTTCATTTATTACAGTTAGTTCATAAGCCTTATATATTGTTTCAGATCCTGCTTATGTTGTGGGCAGAAGGAAATAAGCAAACTGCTATAGTCACGTAGCTAGAGCTAACCCTGGAGCTGTGGATAGCACTCACTTCACTTCAGTGTGCTCTTGCAGGAACCTTTGCAGTTATGGGAGTACTGCTTCCATAAAAACTAACAATGGACCAGGCAagagttaagtttttttttatttcttttaagaatatatatatatatatatatatatatatatatatatatacacacacacacacacacacacacacacacacacacacacacactgtagctgacttcatgtcttcagacacaccagaagagagcatcagatcccattacagatggttgtgagccaccatgtggttgctgagaattgaactcaggacttccagaagagcagCTCTTAgcttttgagccatctctccagctgtgtgatttttttttaattctgtaaagAATGGAATATTAATCATATTATAAGTATTCTTTATAATTCTCAAAGTCAAGGCATAGTCAAAAGAGCACATAGAACATTaaaacaagtatttaaaaaatttaaatggggAATACCAAGGGATAGTCTTGCATTTTCCatatttactcttaatttttagaATTTGCCTCAAGGTGATTTATCTTCAAGAGCTCAAGAACATTTCTCCACAAAACTTTCTGTACTGCCTTTAGATAGGCCTGTATGGTTTAAGCCATTTGTATCTTGGAAGCTCTGCCGATTGAGGGgaattgagaaaaatatgtatCAATCATTACAGAGAGATCTACTAAGGCATTATGGAGTCCTCTATAAATGCTATGGTTCTGGGCCATTAAGGACAACAGCAGAAGGCAAGGAAACAGTGGAAGTCACCAGAAAGATAGAAAATCTCCagctgaaaggaaaaagaagatagCTGTATCATCAGAAGTCAAGTCTGTCCACCAGGGACAGACTGTGCACCAAGGGAGAAGATGGTCTACAAAACACACAAAGCCCTATGTCATctgaaaatctttttttgtttatgctttgaCCTGTGCATCCATGGCATCTCTGAACATGTCTGCCCATCTTTTATCGTTACTAATAACTCTGTTGGAACTGTAATAGACTCATTCATCCATCTGAAGAAAGAACTGTGTTTAATTTTTCCTTGGGGTTTAAATCACTTTCTGTTAACATAGGACATCTAACATTTGTATTCCTATTAGGCAAGTATGTTTTACCAGACACCAAGGCTACTCATCACATGGGTCTCCTTCAAGCTGTTCTCTGGACTCTTATGGTCAATATAATCCTGTTTGCATTACTGTTTCTTATATCCCTGTTCTTTGGTCCAGATGCcaaaatgcaaaaggaaaaatCATTCAACATGGTGATCACTCGGTCCTCATGAAAGATTATTCCTCAAATAACAGTGAAAAACTGATCCTTAGATAATAGTCAATGGTGTAGTTATAATAAATTGGTTCTATGGCATGTTTATAATTACACTATTTTTCCACTTTTAACCCACAGGGTTAATAGTTTGGCATAATGGAGGCCTAGGATTTGGTTTAATAAGCTGGTATCTGAACAATGACACATTTGGAAATTTCTGAGAGCATTATTCTATACAGACATGGTCTGGCCATTTTACACATATCCATCCCAGTAATTATACATTTTACTTTAACAATGTCTTTCATATTACCCCTTGTGTAAAGTTACCCAATGATTTTACTATAGGTAACCATAACACATTGATcttactttgctttttaaaaatttatttatttatttatttatttatttatttatttatttatttcctgttccttttacatcctgttcactgcCCCCCTCTCCATCAACCCCTCCCACAATCATTACCCCtatttcccttctcctctgatcaGATGGGGGtccccctgggtatctccccaccctggtaTACCAAGTCCCTGTGGggttaggtacatcctctcccactgaggccagacaaggcagcccagctagaaggaCACATCCCACATGTAGGCAACAACTTTTGGGGTAGCACCCCCCTCCAGTTGTTTGGGATTCACATGacgaccaagctgcacatctgttatatgtgtgtggggagtCCTAGGTCCAGCCACATATGTTCTGTtggtggtggttcagtctctgagggccccaagggtccaggttagttgactctgttggtttcctgtggagttcctattcccttagGGGCCACAGTCTTTCCTCCCatcttccataaaagtccccaagctccatccactgtttggctttgggtgtctgcatctgtctgagtcagttactgggtggagcctctcagagaacaatcatgctagactcctgtctacaagcataactgAGTattattaacagtgtcagggattggtgcttgtccatggccctaaagttgggctggttattggttggcaattccctccatctctgctccatctcccatccctgcatttctggtagtttgggttgaaagttttgtgggtgggttggtgtccctatcactccattggggttcctatctggctacaggaagtggcttcttcaggttccatatccagAATACTGTGAATCACAGCTAAGGacaccccattgattcttgggcgcCTCCCTTATCCTAGGTCCCGGTCTCATCCAGGAAATGATCCTCACCTTCTCATCCCTGTCacttgcagatttccattcattcgcATAGCCATCTGGCCATGCcccctgtccctccccacacctgatcctgaagcCTTACTTTtccttcccatcccttctcccttccagaTCCCTCCTTCGatttgcctcttatgactattcccccttctaagtgaagcatcctcacttgtgccttccttctggtttagcttctttgagtttGTGGCGTGtagcatggtacctgtattttatggctaatatctacttatgaCATActgtgcatgtccttttgggactgggctacctcattcaggatattcTCAAcatctatccatttgcctgcaaaattcataatatctttgtttttaatagctgaatagtattccattgtgtagatgtactatattttctttattcgttcttcagttgaggagaaatctaggttgtttccagtttcaggcaataaatttatgaataaagctgctatgaaaatagttgagcaagtatctttgtggAATGGTATATCTTTtgatcttttgagtatatgcccaggactggtATACCTGAGacttgagatagaactattcccaatatTCTGAGAACATGCCAAATgggtttccaaagtggttgtacaagtttgcactcccaccagcaatggaggagtgttccccttgcttcacatccttgccagcacgtgctatctcttgagtttttgatcttagccattctggtgggtgtaagatggaacctcagagttgttttgatttgtgtttccctgatgcctaaggactttgaacattttttaaagcacttcttggtcattcaagattcctctgttaagaattctttgtttagctctgtacctcatttttaagtGGGcgatttggtttgttggtgtctaacttcttgagttctttataaactctggatattagccttctgtcagatgaaCCCTGTTCCTTTCCCACTCTggaggctgctgttttgtcctattggcagtgtcctttgccttacagaaatcTTGTAGTTTCATGAGGCCCAATTAACAGCTGTTgctcttagagcctgagccatttgtgttctgttcaggaaattgtctcctgtaccaatgtgttcaaggctatttgccactttctcttctatgagatttgaTATaactagttttatgttgaggtctttgatccacttggatttgagttttgtgcaggctgataaatatggatctatttgcattcttctacatgtagacatccagttagaccagttcaccatttgttgaagatgctttctttttccattgtatgtttttggcttctttataaaaaatcaagtgtccat
Above is a window of Arvicanthis niloticus isolate mArvNil1 chromosome 5, mArvNil1.pat.X, whole genome shotgun sequence DNA encoding:
- the LOC117709564 gene encoding histone H3.3A-like, giving the protein MARTKETARKSTGGKAPRKQLATKAARKSAPSTGVVKKPHRYRPGTVALREIRRYPKSTELLIRKLPFQRLVREIAQDFKTDPRFQSAAIGALQEASEAYLVGLFEDTNLCAIHAKRVTIMPKDIQLARHICGERA